In Thermoflexus sp., the following proteins share a genomic window:
- a CDS encoding Vms1/Ankzf1 family peptidyl-tRNA hydrolase, producing MLSERDLRELAALESPQAPILSLYLDVDPRRQTKDHYRLNLRHLLERVEDQIPRADREAVQRFVELEYDGSGRGLAIFSSHGLGLWRVFSLAVPTPNLVFAGRKPYVFPLAKLWDAYGRFLVALVDKTRVRLLFYQMGELQETLELRGEPIKRHKQGGWGAEKLQRHEDEVAYRNLKEAAELTVSFCERHQPRYLLLGGADPTVVEFQELLPRPWGDRIAGTIPGDRMSDEGEILEAALRILQQVERRREFALVDAAITAAAKGGNGVINLEDTLRAAAEGRVQVLLVADGFHAPAYRCAGCGFLTTVPRTACPFCGAAFETLPDAVDWMIAAVLENGGQVEIIEGHPRLQELGTAALLRY from the coding sequence ATGCTGAGCGAACGGGATCTGCGCGAATTGGCCGCGCTGGAAAGCCCCCAAGCTCCGATCCTCAGCCTCTACCTCGATGTGGATCCCCGCCGCCAAACCAAGGATCATTATCGATTGAACCTACGCCATCTGCTGGAGCGTGTGGAAGATCAGATCCCCCGGGCGGATCGCGAGGCGGTCCAGCGCTTCGTGGAGCTGGAATATGACGGGTCCGGGCGGGGGCTGGCCATCTTCTCCTCCCATGGCCTGGGGCTCTGGCGGGTGTTCTCGCTGGCCGTGCCCACCCCGAACCTCGTCTTCGCTGGCCGGAAGCCTTACGTCTTCCCCCTGGCCAAGTTGTGGGATGCTTACGGGCGCTTTCTGGTCGCGCTGGTCGATAAGACCCGGGTCCGCCTGCTGTTTTACCAGATGGGGGAGCTGCAGGAGACGCTGGAACTGCGCGGGGAGCCCATCAAGCGCCACAAACAGGGGGGGTGGGGCGCCGAGAAACTTCAGCGCCACGAAGATGAAGTCGCCTACCGCAACCTGAAAGAGGCCGCTGAGCTAACGGTGAGCTTCTGCGAACGGCATCAGCCCCGCTACCTGCTCCTCGGCGGCGCCGACCCCACCGTTGTCGAGTTCCAGGAGCTCCTCCCTCGCCCCTGGGGCGATCGGATCGCGGGGACGATCCCGGGGGATCGCATGTCGGATGAGGGGGAGATCCTGGAGGCGGCCCTGCGGATCCTCCAGCAGGTCGAGCGCCGCCGGGAGTTCGCGCTGGTGGACGCGGCGATCACGGCGGCAGCCAAGGGCGGCAACGGTGTGATCAACCTGGAAGATACCCTGCGGGCCGCGGCGGAAGGGCGGGTGCAGGTGCTGCTGGTGGCGGACGGCTTCCATGCCCCCGCCTACCGGTGCGCCGGCTGCGGCTTTCTGACCACTGTGCCTCGCACGGCCTGCCCGTTCTGCGGCGCGGCCTTCGAAACTCTGCCCGACGCCGTGGACTGGATGATCGCGGCCGTGCTGGAGAACGGCGGCCAGGTGGAGATCATCGAGGGCCACCCCCGGCTCCAGGAATTGGGGACGGCCGCCCTGTTGCGGTATTGA
- a CDS encoding ABC transporter permease, whose product MVWPHRIPFVRPGVGRPGIRAASAFWWWAGSLPLALFLSSPLLIMALYLLRESPWPAAASDLVRQALVLTAKTSAGSTLLAIGAGTPLAYLLARRRFPGKAFLEGLVELPVVIPPTAAGVLLLLTFGRRGALGPLLEGMGITLPFTPAGVVVAQLFISAPFYIRGARLGFMMVPRELEEAAAVDGASALQILRHVTLPLAFPGLFSGLLLCWARAVGEFGATYLFAGNMPGRTQTMPLAILTAMERDLGAALLLTGMLTLFAFVILLGAWLLLGSREDIPPVL is encoded by the coding sequence ATGGTGTGGCCTCATCGTATCCCGTTTGTGCGCCCTGGTGTGGGGAGGCCGGGGATCCGCGCGGCCTCCGCTTTCTGGTGGTGGGCGGGAAGCCTTCCTCTGGCGCTGTTCCTGAGCAGCCCCCTGCTGATCATGGCGCTTTATCTCCTCCGGGAGTCTCCCTGGCCCGCCGCCGCCTCCGATCTGGTCCGCCAGGCCCTGGTTCTCACGGCGAAGACCAGCGCGGGGAGCACGCTGCTCGCCATCGGGGCGGGGACCCCGCTGGCGTATCTGCTGGCCCGACGGCGGTTCCCGGGCAAAGCCTTCCTGGAAGGTCTGGTGGAGCTGCCGGTGGTCATCCCGCCGACGGCAGCCGGGGTGTTGCTGCTGCTGACCTTCGGGCGGAGGGGGGCGCTGGGCCCGCTCCTGGAAGGGATGGGGATCACGCTTCCGTTCACCCCGGCCGGGGTGGTGGTCGCTCAGCTGTTCATCTCGGCTCCTTTCTACATCCGGGGGGCGCGCCTGGGGTTCATGATGGTGCCGCGGGAGCTGGAGGAGGCTGCTGCCGTCGACGGGGCCTCTGCCCTGCAGATCCTGCGGCATGTGACGTTGCCCCTGGCCTTTCCGGGGCTGTTCTCCGGGTTGCTGCTCTGCTGGGCCCGAGCGGTGGGGGAGTTCGGGGCCACCTACCTGTTCGCCGGGAACATGCCAGGGCGCACCCAGACCATGCCCCTCGCCATCCTGACCGCGATGGAGCGCGATCTGGGGGCGGCCCTTCTGCTGACCGGGATGCTCACATTGTTCGCCTTCGTCATCCTCCTCGGCGCCTGGCTGCTGCTGGGAAGCCGGGAGGATATCCCGCCTGTCCTGTAG
- a CDS encoding L-threonylcarbamoyladenylate synthase, protein MTRVVPMDPQHPDPEVIARAAEILRRGGLVAFPTETVYGLGANGLDPNALARLFEAKGRPATDPVILHIADLDALPLLAREIPPAAWTLARRFWPGPLTMVLPKQPVVPDLATAGLPTVAIRMPAHPVALALIRAAGVPIAAPSANRFGHTSPTTAPHVLEDLEGRIDMILDAGPAPIGVESTVVDLTRPVPTILRPGGLPREDLEETLGPVAVFDRSLTGPAPAPGMLPKHYAPRAEMVVLIGPGDWIRLRLRELATRYLQEGYRVGLLIAEEDRPAVADLPAEIATLGSERDLAGIARRLYPAMRDLDARGLDLILARDFGTQGLGLAIRDRLVRAAGGRVMRAEDSP, encoded by the coding sequence ATGACCCGGGTTGTTCCCATGGATCCCCAGCATCCCGATCCGGAGGTCATCGCCCGGGCGGCGGAGATCCTGCGGCGGGGGGGACTGGTGGCTTTTCCCACCGAGACCGTCTACGGGCTGGGCGCAAACGGCCTGGACCCGAATGCCCTTGCGCGTCTGTTTGAGGCCAAAGGACGGCCGGCCACGGACCCGGTGATCCTGCACATCGCCGATCTGGATGCGTTGCCCCTGCTGGCGCGGGAAATCCCCCCGGCGGCATGGACCCTGGCCCGGCGCTTCTGGCCGGGCCCGCTGACCATGGTCCTGCCAAAGCAACCCGTGGTTCCCGATCTCGCCACCGCGGGGCTGCCGACCGTGGCGATCCGGATGCCGGCCCATCCGGTCGCCCTGGCCCTGATCCGCGCCGCGGGAGTGCCCATTGCCGCGCCCAGCGCCAACCGGTTCGGCCACACCAGCCCGACCACCGCCCCGCATGTGCTGGAGGATCTGGAAGGACGGATCGACATGATCCTGGATGCCGGGCCTGCTCCCATCGGGGTGGAATCCACGGTCGTCGATCTCACCCGACCCGTTCCCACCATCCTGCGGCCGGGAGGGCTTCCCCGGGAGGACCTGGAGGAAACCCTCGGGCCGGTGGCGGTGTTCGATCGCTCTCTGACGGGCCCGGCGCCGGCCCCCGGGATGCTGCCCAAGCACTATGCCCCCCGAGCCGAGATGGTGGTTCTAATCGGGCCGGGGGACTGGATCCGCCTGCGCCTCCGAGAGCTGGCCACCCGGTATCTCCAGGAGGGCTATCGGGTGGGTTTGCTGATCGCGGAAGAGGATCGGCCGGCGGTGGCGGACCTGCCGGCGGAGATCGCGACGCTGGGATCGGAGCGGGATCTGGCAGGGATCGCCCGGCGGCTGTATCCCGCCATGCGGGATCTGGACGCCCGGGGGCTGGATCTGATCCTCGCACGGGATTTCGGAACCCAGGGACTGGGCCTGGCCATCCGGGATCGGCTGGTCCGCGCCGCCGGGGGGCGGGTGATGCGCGCGGAAGATTCGCCGTAA
- the modA gene encoding molybdate ABC transporter substrate-binding protein produces the protein MRRPGMALLVVWILGACAGKGILPSPAGTPSPEGELIVFAAASLTDPFQELAALFQQQHPGTKVTFNFGASSALRTQILQGAPADLFASADEKNMEEVKQAGRVAEGPWIFATNRLVIVTPASNPGRVTALVDLARPGLRLAMPGPEVPIGAYAREVLARASKDPAYGVDFAERVLRNVASAEPNVKAALSRVALGEADAAFVYRTDVTSAYREKVQVVEIPDALNVIARYPIALLKGAPHPEAGRLFVELLRSPQGQEIMRRWGFGPP, from the coding sequence ATGCGCCGCCCTGGAATGGCTCTGCTGGTTGTGTGGATCCTGGGAGCATGCGCGGGGAAGGGCATCCTCCCTTCTCCGGCGGGCACTCCCTCGCCGGAAGGGGAGCTGATCGTGTTCGCGGCCGCCTCCCTGACGGATCCTTTCCAGGAACTGGCCGCGCTTTTCCAGCAGCAGCACCCCGGGACGAAGGTTACGTTCAACTTCGGCGCCTCCTCTGCGCTGAGAACCCAGATCCTGCAGGGCGCCCCCGCGGATCTTTTCGCTTCGGCCGATGAGAAGAACATGGAAGAAGTGAAACAGGCCGGCCGGGTGGCGGAGGGCCCATGGATCTTCGCCACCAACCGCCTGGTGATCGTGACGCCGGCCTCCAATCCCGGTCGCGTCACCGCCCTCGTGGACCTGGCGCGTCCTGGTCTCCGTCTGGCCATGCCGGGTCCGGAGGTCCCTATCGGGGCCTATGCTCGGGAGGTGCTGGCCCGCGCCTCTAAGGATCCGGCTTACGGGGTGGATTTCGCCGAGCGGGTGCTTCGGAACGTGGCCTCCGCGGAACCCAATGTCAAAGCCGCCCTCTCCCGCGTGGCCCTGGGGGAGGCGGACGCGGCCTTCGTTTACCGCACCGATGTCACGTCGGCCTATCGGGAGAAGGTGCAGGTGGTGGAGATCCCGGATGCGCTGAACGTGATCGCCCGCTATCCGATCGCCCTCTTGAAGGGGGCGCCTCATCCGGAGGCCGGACGTCTTTTCGTGGAGCTGCTGCGCTCCCCTCAAGGCCAGGAGATCATGCGGCGCTGGGGATTTGGTCCTCCGTAG
- a CDS encoding DUF72 domain-containing protein — protein sequence MWHIGCCGFPKSRSVYFRTFQVVEVQQTFYDPPQPRTLRRWREEAGPDFIFTMKAWQLITHPASSPTYRRLRRPLAPEERPMAGLFQATPVVERGWAATIEAAEALMAAVVVLQCPPSFRPTPEHLRNLEAFLERMGEVPFRIAWEPRGDWPDPVIRRICERYGLIHAVDPFARPPVTREIAYFRLHGRTGYAYRYTDADLEELWNRCQGFREVFVLFNNVSMWEDALRFRQLVER from the coding sequence ATGTGGCATATCGGCTGCTGTGGATTCCCGAAATCCCGGTCCGTTTACTTCCGGACCTTTCAGGTGGTGGAGGTCCAGCAGACCTTTTACGACCCACCTCAGCCGAGGACCCTCCGACGCTGGCGGGAGGAGGCGGGCCCTGATTTCATCTTCACGATGAAGGCCTGGCAGCTCATCACCCACCCGGCCAGCAGCCCCACCTATCGTCGGCTCCGACGCCCCCTGGCTCCGGAAGAGCGCCCGATGGCCGGCCTGTTCCAGGCGACCCCGGTGGTCGAGCGGGGATGGGCCGCCACCATCGAGGCCGCCGAGGCGCTAATGGCGGCGGTGGTGGTGCTCCAGTGCCCGCCCTCCTTCAGGCCCACACCGGAGCATCTCCGAAATCTCGAAGCGTTTCTGGAGCGCATGGGGGAGGTTCCCTTTCGGATCGCCTGGGAACCCCGAGGGGATTGGCCGGACCCGGTGATCCGACGGATCTGCGAACGCTACGGACTGATCCACGCGGTGGATCCCTTCGCCCGTCCTCCCGTCACCCGCGAGATCGCCTATTTTCGCCTCCACGGGCGGACCGGATACGCCTACCGTTACACGGATGCGGATCTGGAGGAGCTCTGGAACCGATGTCAGGGATTCCGCGAGGTCTTCGTGCTGTTCAATAACGTGTCCATGTGGGAGGATGCGCTGCGGTTCCGACAGCTGGTGGAGAGGTAA